The following is a genomic window from Pseudomonadales bacterium.
GACTCGACATGGACATCAAGGGCAAGACGATCGTGGTGACCGGCAGCGGACAGGGGCTCGGCCGGGCGATGGCCGTCTACCTTGCGCGCAGCGGTGCCACCCTCGCGCTGATCGACCTCAACGAGCAGAAGCTCGCCGAGACGGCACAGCAGTGCCGCGAGGCGGGCGGTGCTGCGCACACCTATCTCGCGAACGTGGCGCGCGAGGAAGAGGTGATCGCGACCTTCGATCGCATCGTCGCCGATACCGGTGCCGTGCACGGGCTGATCAACAACGCCGGCATCCTGCGCGACGGCCTGCTGCTGAAGGTCAAGGACGGCAAGATCGAGAAGCGGATGTCGCTGGCCGAATGGCAGGCCGTGATCGACGTGAACCTGACCGGCGTGTTCCTGTGCGGTCGCGAAGCCGCCACGCGGATGATCGAGAACGGCAACCCGGGCGTGATCATCAATATCTCGAGCGTCTCGCGCGCCGGCAACATGGGCCAGACGAACTATTCCGCGGCGAAGGCCGGCGTCGCCACGATGGCGGTGACCTGGGCCAAGGAACTCGCGCGCCACGGCATCCGCACGGCTGCGATCGCACCCGGCTTCGTTGCCACCGACATGGTCGCGAGCATGAAGCCGGAAGCGCTCGAAAAGATGACTGCAGGCATC
Proteins encoded in this region:
- a CDS encoding SDR family oxidoreductase; the encoded protein is MDIKGKTIVVTGSGQGLGRAMAVYLARSGATLALIDLNEQKLAETAQQCREAGGAAHTYLANVAREEEVIATFDRIVADTGAVHGLINNAGILRDGLLLKVKDGKIEKRMSLAEWQAVIDVNLTGVFLCGREAATRMIENGNPGVIINISSVSRAGNMGQTNYSAAKAGVATMAVTWAKELARHGIRTAAIAPGFVATDMVASMKPEALEKMTAGIPLRRMGTPEEIAHTARFIFENDYVTGRVFEIDGGIRL